In one window of Escherichia coli DSM 30083 = JCM 1649 = ATCC 11775 DNA:
- the mukE gene encoding chromosome partition protein MukE, which translates to MSSTNIEQVMPVKLAQALANPLFPALDSALRSGCHIGLDELDNHAFLMDFQEYLEEFYARYNVELIRAPEGFFYLRPRSTTLIPRSVLSELDMMVGKILCYLYLSPERLANEGIFTQQELYDELLTLADEAKLLKLVNNRSTGSDVDRQKLQEKVRSSLNRLRRLGMVWFMGHDSSKFRITESVFRFGADVRAGDDPREAQRRLIRDGEAMPIENHLQLNDETEESQPDSGEEE; encoded by the coding sequence ATGTCATCGACAAATATTGAACAAGTGATGCCGGTTAAGCTGGCGCAGGCGCTGGCGAATCCGTTATTTCCGGCGCTGGATAGCGCCTTACGTTCAGGCTGTCATATTGGCCTCGACGAACTGGATAATCATGCATTCCTGATGGATTTTCAGGAATATCTGGAAGAGTTTTACGCGCGTTATAACGTTGAGCTTATTCGCGCACCGGAAGGGTTCTTCTATCTACGCCCACGTTCCACCACGCTGATCCCTCGTTCCGTCTTGTCGGAACTGGATATGATGGTCGGGAAAATCCTCTGTTATCTCTATCTCAGCCCGGAACGGCTGGCGAATGAGGGGATTTTTACTCAACAGGAACTGTACGACGAACTGCTCACCCTGGCCGATGAAGCGAAACTGCTGAAACTGGTGAACAACCGTTCAACCGGTTCAGACGTTGACCGTCAGAAGTTGCAGGAAAAAGTACGTTCTTCGCTCAACCGTCTGCGTCGTTTAGGCATGGTGTGGTTTATGGGCCACGACAGCAGCAAGTTCCGCATTACCGAATCGGTGTTCCGCTTCGGCGCCGATGTGCGTGCTGGCGACGATCCCCGTGAAGCACAGCGTCGCCTGATTCGTGATGGTGAAGCAATGCCGATTGAAAATCATCTGCAACTCAACGATGAAACCGAAGAGAGTCAGCCAGATAGCGGAGAGGAAGAATAA
- the mukB gene encoding chromosome partition protein MukB gives MIERGKFRSLTLINWNGFFARTFDLDELVTTLSGGNGAGKSTTMAAFVTALIPDLTLLHFRNTTEAGATSGSRDKGLHGKLKAGVCYSMLDTINSHHQRVVVGVRLQQVAGRDRKVDIKPFAIQGLPMSVQPTQLVTETLNERQARVLPLNELKDKLEAMEGVQFKQFNSITDYHSLMFDLGIIARRLRSASDRSKFYRLIEASLYGGISSAITRSLRDYLLPENSGVRKAFQDMEAALRENRMTLEAIRVTQSDRDLFKHLISEATNYVAADYMRHANERRVHLDKALEFRRELHTSRKQLAAEQYKHVDMARELAEHNGAEGDLEADYQAASDHLNLVQTALRQQEKIERYEADLDELQIRLEEQNEVVAEAIERQEENEARAEAAELEVDELKSQLADYQQALDVQQTRAIQYNQAIAALNRAKELCHLPDLTADSAAEWLETFQAKELEATEKMLSLEQKMSMAQTAHSQFEQAYQLVVAINGPLARNEAWDVARELLREGVDQRHLAEQVQPLRMRLSELEQRLREQQEAERLLADFCKRQGKNFDIDELEALHQELEARIASLSDSVSNAREERMALRQEQEQLQSRIQSLMQRAPVWLAAQNSLNQLSEQCGEEFTSSQDVTEFLQQLLEREREAIVERDEVGARKNAVDEEIERLSQPGGSEDQRLNALAERFGGVLLSEIYDDVSLEDAPYFSALYGPSRHAIVVPDLSQVTEHLEGLTDCPEDLYLIEGDPQSFDDSVFSVDELEKAVVVKIADRQWRYSRFPEVPLFGRAARESRIESLHAEREVLSERFATLSFDVQKTQRLHQAFSRFIGSHLAVAFESDPEAEIRQLNSRRVELERALSNHENDNQQQRIQFEQAKEGVTALNRILPRLNLLADDSLADRVDEIRERLDEAQEAARFVQQFGNQLAKLEPIVSVLQSDPEQFEQLKEDYAYSQQMQRDARQQAFALTEVVQRRAHFSYSDSAEMLSGNSDLNEKLRERLEQAEAERTRAREALRGHAAQLNQYNQVLASLKSSYDTKKELLNDLQRELQDIGVRADSGAEERARIRRDELHAQLSNNRSRRNQLEKALTFCEAEMDNLTRKLRKLERDYFEMREQVVTAKAGWCAVMRMVKDNGVERRLHRRELAYLSADDLRSMSDKALGALRLAVADNEHLRDVLRMSEDPKRPERKIQFFVAVYQHLRERIRQDIIRTDDPVEAIEQMEIELSRLTEELTSREQKLAISSRSVANIIRKTIQREQNRIRMLNQGLQNVSFGQVNSVRLNVNVRETHAMLLDVLSEQHEQHQDLFNSNRLTFSEALAKLYQRLNPQIDMGQRTPQTIGEELLDYRNYLEMEVEVNRGSDGWLRAESGALSTGEAIGTGMSILVMVVQSWEDESRRLRGKDISPCRLLFLDEAARLDARSIATLFELCERLQMQLIIAAPENISPEKGTTYKLVRKVFQNTEHVHVVGLRGFAPQLPETLPGSDEAPSQAS, from the coding sequence ATGATTGAACGCGGTAAATTTCGCTCACTGACGCTGATTAACTGGAACGGCTTTTTTGCCCGAACTTTTGACCTTGACGAGCTGGTCACGACGCTTTCTGGCGGTAACGGGGCGGGTAAATCCACCACCATGGCGGCGTTCGTTACGGCGCTTATCCCCGACCTGACCCTGCTGCATTTCCGTAACACTACGGAAGCCGGGGCCACCAGCGGTTCGCGCGATAAAGGTCTGCACGGTAAGCTGAAAGCGGGTGTCTGTTATTCGATGCTCGACACCATTAACTCGCACCACCAGCGCGTAGTGGTCGGTGTGCGCCTGCAACAGGTTGCCGGACGCGATCGTAAAGTGGATATCAAACCATTTGCCATTCAGGGCCTGCCGATGTCGGTGCAGCCGACACAACTGGTGACCGAAACTCTGAACGAACGCCAGGCGCGCGTGCTGCCGCTTAATGAGCTGAAAGACAAGCTCGAGGCGATGGAAGGCGTGCAGTTTAAGCAGTTCAACTCCATTACCGATTACCACTCGCTGATGTTCGATCTGGGCATCATCGCGCGTCGTCTGCGCTCAGCGTCTGACCGTAGTAAATTCTATCGTCTGATCGAAGCCTCGCTGTATGGCGGGATCTCCAGCGCCATTACTCGTTCTCTGCGCGACTACCTGTTGCCGGAAAACAGCGGGGTGCGGAAAGCGTTCCAGGACATGGAAGCGGCGCTGCGTGAAAACCGCATGACGCTGGAAGCGATTCGTGTCACCCAGTCGGACCGTGACCTGTTTAAGCATCTGATCAGCGAAGCCACCAACTACGTGGCGGCGGACTACATGCGTCACGCCAACGAGCGCCGTGTTCATCTCGATAAGGCCCTGGAGTTTCGTCGCGAGCTACATACTTCGCGTAAGCAACTGGCGGCTGAGCAGTACAAACACGTCGACATGGCGCGAGAGCTGGCTGAGCACAACGGTGCCGAAGGCGATCTGGAAGCGGATTATCAGGCGGCCAGCGATCACCTGAACCTGGTGCAAACCGCACTGCGTCAGCAGGAGAAGATCGAACGCTACGAAGCGGATCTCGATGAGCTGCAGATCCGTCTGGAAGAGCAAAACGAAGTGGTGGCAGAAGCCATCGAACGCCAGGAAGAGAACGAGGCTCGTGCGGAAGCTGCCGAACTGGAAGTGGACGAGCTGAAAAGCCAGCTTGCTGACTACCAGCAGGCGCTGGACGTCCAGCAAACGCGCGCGATCCAGTATAACCAGGCGATTGCTGCGCTTAATCGTGCCAAAGAACTGTGCCATCTGCCGGACTTAACCGCCGACAGCGCTGCCGAATGGCTGGAAACCTTCCAGGCGAAAGAGCTGGAAGCGACCGAAAAAATGCTCTCTCTTGAGCAGAAAATGAGCATGGCGCAAACCGCGCACAGCCAGTTTGAGCAGGCTTATCAGCTGGTGGTGGCAATCAACGGCCCGCTGGCGCGTAACGAGGCGTGGGATGTCGCTCGCGAACTATTGCGCGAAGGGGTCGATCAGCGTCACCTGGCAGAGCAGGTTCAGCCGTTGCGGATGCGCTTAAGCGAACTGGAACAGCGTCTGCGTGAGCAGCAAGAAGCTGAGCGTCTGCTGGCAGATTTCTGCAAACGTCAGGGCAAGAATTTTGATATTGATGAACTGGAAGCTCTGCATCAGGAGCTGGAAGCACGCATTGCCTCTCTTTCCGATAGCGTCTCTAACGCCCGAGAAGAGCGGATGGCACTGCGCCAGGAGCAGGAACAGCTGCAGTCTCGCATTCAGAGTTTGATGCAGCGTGCGCCGGTTTGGCTGGCAGCGCAAAACAGTCTCAACCAGTTGAGCGAACAGTGCGGCGAAGAGTTCACCTCCAGCCAGGATGTCACCGAATTTCTGCAACAGTTGCTGGAGCGTGAGCGCGAGGCAATTGTTGAACGCGATGAAGTAGGCGCGCGCAAAAACGCCGTCGATGAAGAGATCGAACGTTTAAGCCAGCCAGGTGGTTCTGAAGATCAGCGTCTGAACGCGCTGGCGGAGCGTTTTGGTGGTGTGCTGCTGTCAGAAATTTATGACGACGTTAGCCTGGAAGATGCGCCGTACTTCTCAGCGCTGTATGGCCCGTCACGCCACGCCATCGTGGTGCCAGATCTGTCACAGGTAACCGAACACCTGGAAGGCTTGACCGATTGCCCGGAAGATCTCTATCTGATCGAAGGGGATCCGCAGTCATTCGATGACAGCGTGTTCAGCGTTGATGAGCTGGAAAAAGCGGTGGTGGTGAAAATCGCCGATCGTCAGTGGCGTTATTCACGTTTCCCGGAAGTGCCGCTGTTTGGTCGTGCTGCGCGTGAAAGCCGTATTGAAAGCCTCCATGCCGAGCGGGAAGTGCTTTCCGAACGCTTCGCCACGCTCTCCTTTGATGTACAGAAAACCCAGCGTCTGCATCAGGCGTTCAGCCGCTTTATCGGCAGTCATCTGGCGGTGGCGTTTGAGTCTGACCCGGAAGCAGAAATCCGTCAACTGAACAGCCGTCGCGTCGAACTGGAACGGGCGTTGAGTAATCATGAAAATGATAACCAGCAGCAGCGTATTCAGTTTGAGCAGGCGAAAGAGGGCGTTACGGCGCTGAACCGCATTCTGCCGCGTCTCAACCTGTTGGCTGATGACAGCCTGGCGGATCGCGTCGATGAAATCCGCGAACGTCTGGATGAAGCCCAGGAAGCCGCGCGTTTTGTTCAGCAGTTTGGCAATCAACTGGCGAAACTGGAACCGATCGTTTCGGTATTGCAGAGCGACCCGGAACAGTTCGAACAGTTAAAAGAAGATTACGCGTACTCTCAGCAGATGCAGCGCGATGCCCGTCAGCAGGCGTTTGCCCTGACGGAAGTGGTGCAGCGTCGTGCGCACTTTAGCTACTCTGACTCGGCAGAAATGCTTAGCGGTAACAGCGATCTCAACGAAAAACTGCGTGAACGTCTGGAACAGGCGGAAGCGGAGCGTACCCGCGCTCGTGAAGCGTTGCGCGGACACGCAGCGCAGTTGAATCAGTACAACCAGGTGCTGGCTTCGCTGAAAAGTTCGTATGACACCAAAAAAGAGCTACTTAACGATCTGCAACGTGAATTGCAGGATATCGGCGTGCGTGCTGATAGCGGGGCAGAAGAGCGGGCACGTATTCGCCGTGACGAGTTGCACGCGCAACTGAGCAATAACCGTTCACGACGCAATCAACTGGAAAAAGCGCTTACATTCTGCGAAGCGGAGATGGACAACCTGACCCGTAAACTGCGCAAGCTGGAGCGGGATTACTTTGAGATGCGCGAGCAGGTAGTGACCGCCAAAGCGGGCTGGTGTGCGGTGATGCGCATGGTGAAAGATAATGGCGTTGAGCGTCGCTTACACCGTCGTGAGCTGGCTTATCTCTCCGCTGATGATTTGCGTTCCATGTCGGATAAGGCGTTAGGTGCGCTGCGTCTGGCGGTGGCAGATAACGAACATCTGCGCGACGTGCTGCGGATGTCGGAAGATCCAAAACGTCCGGAACGTAAAATTCAGTTCTTCGTGGCGGTTTATCAGCATCTGCGTGAACGTATTCGTCAGGATATTATTCGTACCGATGATCCGGTGGAAGCTATCGAACAGATGGAGATCGAGCTTAGCCGTCTGACCGAAGAATTAACCTCCCGTGAACAGAAACTGGCGATCAGTTCCCGCAGCGTGGCGAACATCATTCGCAAAACCATTCAGCGCGAGCAGAACCGTATCCGTATGCTCAACCAGGGGTTGCAGAACGTATCGTTTGGCCAGGTGAACAGCGTACGTCTGAACGTGAACGTACGTGAAACGCACGCCATGCTGCTGGATGTGCTCTCTGAACAGCACGAGCAGCATCAGGATCTGTTTAACAGCAACCGCCTGACCTTCTCAGAAGCGCTGGCGAAACTGTATCAACGTCTTAACCCGCAGATTGATATGGGGCAGCGCACGCCGCAGACCATCGGTGAAGAACTGCTGGATTACCGCAACTATCTGGAAATGGAAGTTGAGGTTAACCGTGGTTCCGATGGCTGGTTGCGTGCAGAGTCTGGTGCATTGTCGACCGGTGAGGCGATTGGTACCGGTATGTCGATTCTGGTGATGGTGGTACAAAGCTGGGAAGATGAATCTCGCCGCCTGCGCGGTAAAGATATCTCTCCTTGCCGCCTGCTGTTCCTCGATGAAGCAGCGCGACTGGACGCCCGTTCCATCGCCACGCTGTTTGAATTGTGTGAACGTTTGCAAATGCAGCTCATTATCGCAGCGCCGGAAAATATCAGCCCGGAGAAAGGCACCACCTATAAACTGGTGCGTAAAGTCTTCCAGAATACCGAACACGTTCACGTCGTCGGCCTGCGAGGATTTGCGCCGCAACTTCCTGAAACGCTTCCAGGAAGTGACGAAGCGCCTTCTCAGGCGAGTTAA
- the cmoM gene encoding tRNA uridine 5-oxyacetic acid(34) methyltransferase CmoM, whose protein sequence is MQDRNFDDIAEKFSRNIYGTTKGQLRQAILWQDLDRVLAEMGPQKLRVLDAGGGEGQTAIKMAERGHQVILCDLSVQMIDRAKQAAEAKGVSDNMQFIHCAAQDVASHLETPVDLILFHAVLEWVADPRSVLQTLWSVLRPGGVLSLMFYNAHGLLMHNMVAGNFDYVQAGMPKKKKRTLSPDYPRDPAQVYLWLEEAGWQIMGKTGVRVFHDYLREKHQQRDCYEALLELETRYCRQEPYITLGRYIHVTARKPQSKDKV, encoded by the coding sequence ATGCAGGATCGCAATTTTGATGATATTGCGGAAAAGTTTTCCCGTAACATTTACGGCACCACCAAAGGGCAGCTTCGACAGGCTATTCTGTGGCAGGATCTCGATCGCGTGCTGGCGGAAATGGGCCCGCAAAAACTGCGTGTGCTGGATGCTGGCGGTGGAGAAGGGCAGACCGCAATCAAAATGGCCGAGCGCGGGCATCAGGTCATTTTATGCGATCTTTCTGTGCAGATGATCGACCGCGCAAAACAGGCGGCAGAAGCAAAAGGTGTGAGCGACAACATGCAATTTATACATTGCGCCGCTCAGGATGTTGCTTCGCATTTGGAAACGCCCGTTGATCTGATATTGTTCCATGCGGTGCTCGAGTGGGTGGCCGATCCCCGCAGCGTATTACAGACCCTGTGGTCAGTGTTGCGTCCAGGCGGCGTGTTGTCGTTAATGTTCTACAATGCGCATGGTTTGTTGATGCATAACATGGTCGCCGGGAATTTTGATTACGTGCAGGCGGGAATGCCGAAAAAGAAAAAACGGACGCTTTCGCCAGATTATCCACGCGACCCGGCGCAGGTTTATCTGTGGCTGGAAGAAGCTGGTTGGCAAATTATGGGTAAGACAGGCGTTCGCGTGTTTCATGATTATCTGCGCGAGAAGCACCAGCAGCGCGACTGCTATGAAGCATTACTTGAATTAGAAACGCGTTATTGCCGTCAGGAACCGTATATTACCCTGGGGCGTTATATTCATGTCACCGCGCGCAAACCGCAGAGCAAGGATAAAGTATGA
- the mukF gene encoding chromosome partition protein MukF gives MSEFSQTVPELVAWARKNDFSISLPVDRLSFLLAVATLNGERLDGEMSEGELVDAFRHVSDAFEQTSETIGVRANNAINDMVRQRLLNRFTSEQAEGNAIYRLTPLGIGITDYYIRQREFSTLRLSMQLSIVAGELKRAADAAEEGGDEFHWHRNVYAPLKYSVAEIFDSIDLTQRLMDEQQQQVKDDIAQLLNKDWRAAISSCELLLSETSGTLRELQDTLEAAGDKLQANLLRIQDATMTHDDLHFVDRLVFDLQSKLDRIISWGQQSIDLWIGYDRHVHKFIRTAIDMDKNRVFAQRLRQSVQTYFDEPWALTYANADRLLDMRDEEMVLRDEEVTGELPEDLEYEEFNEIREQLAAIIEEQLAVYKTRQVPLDLGLVVREYLSQYPRARHFDVARIVIDQAVRLGVAQADFTGLPAKWQPINDYGAKVQAHVIDKY, from the coding sequence ATGAGTGAATTTTCCCAGACAGTCCCCGAACTGGTTGCCTGGGCCAGAAAAAATGACTTCTCCATCTCGCTGCCGGTAGACCGACTCTCTTTTCTGCTGGCGGTTGCCACGCTGAACGGCGAGCGTCTGGATGGTGAGATGAGTGAAGGCGAGCTGGTGGATGCATTCCGCCATGTGAGTGATGCGTTTGAGCAAACCAGCGAAACCATCGGCGTGCGCGCCAACAACGCGATCAACGACATGGTGCGTCAACGTCTGCTGAACCGCTTTACCAGCGAGCAGGCGGAAGGGAACGCAATTTACCGTCTGACGCCGCTCGGCATCGGCATCACTGACTATTACATTCGTCAGCGCGAGTTTTCTACGCTGCGCCTTTCTATGCAATTGTCGATTGTGGCGGGTGAGCTCAAGCGCGCAGCAGATGCCGCCGAAGAGGGCGGTGATGAATTTCACTGGCACCGTAATGTTTATGCGCCACTGAAATATTCGGTAGCAGAAATTTTCGACAGTATCGACCTGACGCAACGTCTGATGGATGAACAGCAGCAGCAGGTGAAGGATGATATCGCCCAGTTGTTGAACAAAGACTGGCGGGCGGCGATTTCCAGCTGTGAATTGTTGCTTTCAGAAACTTCCGGAACGCTGCGTGAATTGCAGGATACGCTGGAAGCGGCAGGCGATAAATTGCAGGCCAACCTGTTACGCATTCAGGATGCGACGATGACCCATGACGACCTGCATTTTGTCGATCGTCTGGTGTTCGATCTTCAGAGCAAACTCGACCGTATTATCAGTTGGGGCCAGCAATCCATCGACTTGTGGATTGGCTACGACCGCCACGTACACAAATTTATTCGTACTGCGATCGATATGGATAAAAACCGCGTCTTTGCTCAGCGGTTACGTCAGTCGGTACAAACCTATTTTGATGAGCCGTGGGCGCTAACTTATGCCAATGCCGATCGTCTGCTGGATATGCGTGACGAAGAGATGGTACTGCGCGATGAAGAAGTGACTGGGGAACTTCCTGAGGATCTGGAGTACGAAGAGTTTAACGAGATCCGCGAACAGCTGGCGGCGATCATCGAAGAACAACTTGCCGTGTACAAAACCAGACAAGTGCCGCTGGATCTTGGTCTGGTGGTACGCGAATATCTGTCACAGTATCCGCGTGCACGTCACTTTGACGTTGCGCGCATTGTTATTGATCAGGCGGTACGTCTTGGCGTAGCGCAAGCAGATTTCACCGGACTGCCAGCGAAATGGCAGCCGATTAATGATTACGGAGCCAAGGTACAGGCGCATGTCATCGACAAATATTGA